A genomic segment from Sciurus carolinensis chromosome 1, mSciCar1.2, whole genome shotgun sequence encodes:
- the LOC124966844 gene encoding LOW QUALITY PROTEIN: glycogen synthase kinase-3 alpha-like (The sequence of the model RefSeq protein was modified relative to this genomic sequence to represent the inferred CDS: inserted 1 base in 1 codon), whose protein sequence is MSGGGPSGGGPGGSGRERTSSFAEPGGGGGGGGGGPGGSASGPGGTGGGKASVGAMGGGVGPSSSGGGPSGSGGTGSGGPGGPGAGTSFPPPGVKLGRDSGKVTTVVATVGQGPERSQEVAYTDIKVIGNGSFGVVYQARLADTRELVAIKKVLQDKRFKNRELQIMRKLDHCNIVRLWYFFYSSGEKKDELYLNLVLEYVPETVYRVARHFTKAKLTIPIIYVKVYMYQLFRRLAYIHSQGVCHRDIKPQNLLVDPDTAVLKLCDFGSAKQLVWGEPXVSYICSRYYRAPELIFGATDYTSSIDVWSAGCVLAELLLGQPIFPGDSGVDQLVQIIKVLGTPTREQIREMNPNYTELKFPQIKAHPWTKVFKSRTPPEAIALCSSLLEYTPSSRLSPLEACAHSFFDELRCLGTQLPNNRPLPPLFNFSPGELSIQPSLNAILIPPHLRSPAGTTSLTPSSQALTETQTGPDWQAPDATPTLTNSS, encoded by the exons ATGAGCGGCGGCGGGCCTTCGGGAGGCGGCCCTGGGGGCTCGGGCCGGGAGCGAACCAGCTCGTTCGCGGAGCCaggcggcggaggcggaggcggtgGCGGTGGCCCTGGGGGCTCGGCCTCTGGCCCAGGCGGCACTGGCGGTGGGAAGGCGTCGGTCGGTGCCATGGGTGGGGGCGTGGGACCCTCGAGCTCCGGGGGTGGCCCCAGCGGCAGCGGCGGAACAGGCAGCGGTGGCCCCGGCGGCCCCGGCGCGGGCACTAGCTTCCCGCCGCCCGGAGTGAAGCTGGGCCGTGACAGCGGGAAGGTGACCACAGTGGTAGCCACTGTAGGCCAAGGCCCAGAGCGCTCCCAAGAGGTGGCTTACACAGACATCAAAGTGATTGGCAATGGCTCCTTTGGGGTTGTGTACCAGGCACGGCTGGCAGATACAAGGGAACTGGTGGCCATAAAGAAGGTTCTTCAGGACAAGAGGTTCAAGAACCGAGAGCTGCAGATTATGCGTAAGCTGGACCACTGCAATATTGTGAGGCTGTGGTACTTTTTCTACTCCAGTGGGGAGAAGAAAGATGAGCTTTACCTAAATCTGGTGCTGGAATACGTGCCCGAGACAGTGTACCGGGTGGCTCGCCATTTCACCAAGGCCAAGTTGACCATCCCTATCATCTATGTCAAGGTATACATGTACCAGCTTTTCCGGAGGTTGGCCTACATCCACTCCCAGGGTGTGTGTCACCGTGACATCAAGCCCCAGAACCTGCTGGTGGACCCCGACACTGCTGTCCTCAAGCTCTGTGATTTTGGCAGTGCGAAGCAGTTGGTCTGGGGGGAGC ATGTCTCCTACATCTGTTCTCGCTACTACCGGGCCCCGGAGCTCATCTTTGGAGCCACTGATTATACCTCGTCCATCGATGTGTGGTCAGCTGGCTGCGTACTGGCTGAGCTCCTCCTCGGCCAGCCCATCTTCCCTGGGGACAGTGGGGTGGACCAGCTGGTGCAAATCATCAAGGTACTGGGAACACCAACCCGGGAACAAATCCGAGAGATGAACCCCAACTACACGGAGTTAAAGTTCCCCCAGATTAAAGCTCACCCCTGGACAAAGGTGTTCAAATCTCGGACACCACCCGAGGCCATCGCGCTCTGCTCAAGCCTGCTGGAGTACACGCCGTCCTCGAGGCTCTCCCCACTAGAGGCCTGCGCCCACAGCTTCTTTGATGAACTGCGATGTCTCGGAACCCAGCTCCCCAACAATCGCCCGCTTCCCCCCCTCTTCAACTTCAGTCCTGGTGAACTCTCCATCCAACCGTCTCTCAATGCCATTCTCATCCCTCCTCACTTGAGGTCCCCGGCGGGCACTACTTCCCTCACCCCATCCTCACAAGCTTTAACTGAGACTCAGACCGGCCCAGACTGGCAGGCGCCTGATGCCACACCTACCCTCACTAACTCTTCCTGA